In Chloroflexota bacterium, the genomic stretch AGATGCCATTCAGGTTCTCGCCGGGGCAGCCGAGGAACATGGGCAGACCGGCACCCGTCCCCAGAAAAACGGCTTCATAGCTATCTTTAAGCAATTCGTCAATGGTCACCAGCCTGCCGACGACCGAATCCAGCTTTATCTCCACGCCCAGTGAAGCGACGTAGTTCACCTCACCCTGCACAATGCCTTTCGGCAACCTGAATTCGGGGATGCCGTACATCAACACACCGCCGGCCACGTGCAGGGCTTCAAAGATGGTCACCGCATGACCCAACTTGACCAGGTCAGCTGCCGCCGTGAGTCCCGCAGGCCCGGAACCGACCACCGCCACCTTCCGGCCACTCGACGGGGCGGGATTCACCGGCAGAACCCCCATGTGCTCCCGCTCCCAGTCGGCCACATAGCGTTCCAGACGCCCGATGGCGACCTGCCCGCCTTTTTTGGCCAGCGTGCAGACCTCCTCGCACTGCGTCTCCTGGGGGCAGACCCGCCCGCAGATTCCGGGCAGGGCGTTCTTGCTCTTCATTATCCTGACGGCCTCTTCCATGTTGTCATCGCGGATGGCGAGGATGAATTCGGGGATATCCACCTGCACCGGGCAGCCTGCTTTGCAGGGGTATTTGGGGCACTGGATGCAGCGCCCGGCTTCCTCCAGAGCCTGCTCCCGACTATAGCCCAGCGCCACCTCGTTGTAGTTCTTCGCCCTTATCTCCGGCTTCTGCCGGGGCATTTCCATGCGGTTCAGGTTAAGCTTCGCCATGCTTACTCCTTACCTCCGGGCTCCGACTTGCATTTCCCGTCACACTGACTCTGCCATCGCTCGAAAGAGTGCTTTTCTTCGTCGAGATAGGTCTTCTGCCTCGCCAGAAGCAGGTCCCAGTCCACCTGATGGCCGTCAAAATCAGGGCCGTCCACGCAGGCAAAGCGGGTAACCCCACCCACCGATACCCGACAGCAACCGCACATACCGGTGCCGTCAACCATAATCGGGTTCAGGCTGACGATGGTATTCACTCCGAAGGGCTTGGTGGTGAGGGAACAGAACTTCATCATGATGCTCGGGCCGATGGCAATGACCCGGTCTGCTTTATTATCACCTTCCAGAATCTCTTTCAGCGGTTCGGTGACCAGACCCTTGCGCCCATACGAGCCGTCATCGGTGGTAACGATAAGCTCATCGCTGACGTTGCGCAATTCGTCTTCCCAGAAGAGCAGGTCCTTGTTGCGCGCACCCAGTATGGAGACCACATTGTTGCCTGCCTGTCTCAGGGCCCGGGCGATGGGCATAATCACCGCCACAGCGAAGCCGCCCGCCACACAGCAGACGGTGCCGAATTTCTCAATTTCAGTCGGCTTACCCAGCGGCCCGACGAAATCGGCAATGGCATCGCCGGTGCCCAGCGTGGCCAGCCGGTTGGTCGTTGTCCCCACCTCCATGCAGACCACGGTCACGCTGCCTTCCTTCTCATCCCAGTCAGCCACCGTCAGCGGAATGCGTTCTCCTTTTTCATCGATACGGATAACGACAAACTGGCCGGGCCTGGCCTTTACGGCCACTTCTGGGGCTTCAAATTTGTAGAGATGGATGTTGGGCGTGAGGTCTTCTCGTTTCAGTATTTTGTACATTTACCACTATACCTCTCTGAATTTCAGCTCTAGACAGGTGTAATCAGGTGTGGAGTTAAGTAATATGACAATAAGAAAGCTATCTCCAGAATACCTCCGTGAGATAGCTGCCTACTGCTTTAATGTCCACCAAAAGCGTTTTCTGCTCCGCATAAACTTTATCATTAAACGATACTAGAATTCAAGCCTTTAATAGAGATACCTCACCCCCTGTGTCCCCCTCTCCTGAGAGGAGAGGGGGAGTGTATTAAAAGGAGGGGCTTTCGCCCCCTCTTAAACGCCCCTTAATAGCAGGACATCGGATAAGC encodes the following:
- the gltA gene encoding NADPH-dependent glutamate synthase, which gives rise to MAKLNLNRMEMPRQKPEIRAKNYNEVALGYSREQALEEAGRCIQCPKYPCKAGCPVQVDIPEFILAIRDDNMEEAVRIMKSKNALPGICGRVCPQETQCEEVCTLAKKGGQVAIGRLERYVADWEREHMGVLPVNPAPSSGRKVAVVGSGPAGLTAAADLVKLGHAVTIFEALHVAGGVLMYGIPEFRLPKGIVQGEVNYVASLGVEIKLDSVVGRLVTIDELLKDSYEAVFLGTGAGLPMFLGCPGENLNGIYSANEFLTRVNLMKAYQFPEYDTPVRIGRQAAVIGGGNVAMDSARCALRLGAEKVYIIYRRSEAEMPARREEVENAKEEGIIFKLLTNPKQFIGDEQNNVCQMECHEMELGEPDESGRRRPVVKEGSEFKIDVDVAIIALGTTPNPLIAQTTPGLETGNRGTVVADEEMGRTKKDKVWAGGDIVTGAATVISAMGAGKRAAADIDKYLKG
- a CDS encoding sulfide/dihydroorotate dehydrogenase-like FAD/NAD-binding protein, encoding MYKILKREDLTPNIHLYKFEAPEVAVKARPGQFVVIRIDEKGERIPLTVADWDEKEGSVTVVCMEVGTTTNRLATLGTGDAIADFVGPLGKPTEIEKFGTVCCVAGGFAVAVIMPIARALRQAGNNVVSILGARNKDLLFWEDELRNVSDELIVTTDDGSYGRKGLVTEPLKEILEGDNKADRVIAIGPSIMMKFCSLTTKPFGVNTIVSLNPIMVDGTGMCGCCRVSVGGVTRFACVDGPDFDGHQVDWDLLLARQKTYLDEEKHSFERWQSQCDGKCKSEPGGKE